From the Nitrobacter hamburgensis X14 genome, one window contains:
- the dnaG gene encoding DNA primase: MRFPPSFIDEVKARLPVSEVVSRRVKLKRAGREFKGLSPFQQEKTPSFTVNDQKQFYHDFSTGKHGNIFDFVMETEGVSFPEAVERLAAMAGLPLPRNSREDEQREQRQKSLFEVMELATTYFEQNLASRGGAQARGYLSDRAIAPSSIVEFRIGYATADRFALKEYLGSKGVPVEDMIEAGLLIAGDDIPVPYDRFRDRVMIPIHDQRGRVVGFGGRALRQDVQPKYLNSPETSIFHKGSIVFNFHRARQPAHEANSVVAVEGYMDAIAVYQAGIKAVVATMGTAFTEEQIATLWRLSPEPVVCFDSDRAGIAAAYRSIDRILPLLRVGKTFRFVFMDEQKDPDDLIREKGVEAFRSVLSGSLPLWDVLWQRETDGQDVRTPDRQAALEQKLYALVRTIQDPAVNTAFFRTSRMQLANLFWQVNRGPTRKNKEAGSKFNPQLKLDGEGQRSGLQKVVLGMLVEYPELLEDKRDSVLRLQFPEKLDVFLTSLFQLLVTDAKLSVSDIWTKLKPAFYDTLQTVHGEAGDGKRLGHRLFERFPILSRDPPSDFVSGCLDHFIKILHRHELDDDIQRARLDAGQGDESAVARLLSLVREGHAEQEGISAEGVALSEWAEDIIRIWAPQSGTMHLAA, encoded by the coding sequence ATGCGTTTTCCGCCCAGCTTTATTGATGAGGTCAAGGCCCGCCTTCCGGTTTCGGAAGTCGTGAGCCGGCGCGTGAAGCTGAAACGCGCGGGACGGGAATTCAAGGGGCTGTCGCCGTTCCAGCAGGAAAAGACGCCGTCGTTCACGGTGAACGACCAGAAGCAATTCTACCACGACTTCTCGACCGGCAAGCACGGGAACATCTTCGACTTCGTGATGGAGACCGAGGGTGTTTCCTTTCCCGAAGCGGTCGAGCGGCTTGCGGCGATGGCGGGACTTCCGCTTCCGCGCAACTCGAGGGAAGACGAGCAGCGGGAGCAGCGTCAAAAATCCCTGTTCGAGGTCATGGAGCTTGCGACCACATATTTTGAGCAGAATCTCGCGTCGCGTGGTGGCGCGCAAGCGCGCGGTTATCTGTCGGATCGTGCGATTGCCCCGTCCAGCATCGTCGAGTTCCGGATCGGTTACGCCACCGCAGATCGCTTCGCATTGAAGGAATATCTGGGATCGAAAGGCGTCCCGGTCGAAGACATGATCGAAGCCGGCCTGTTGATCGCCGGAGATGATATTCCCGTTCCCTACGATCGCTTTCGCGACCGGGTCATGATTCCGATTCATGACCAGCGCGGCCGTGTCGTCGGATTCGGCGGCCGTGCTCTCAGACAGGACGTTCAGCCCAAGTATCTGAATTCCCCCGAAACCTCGATCTTTCATAAAGGCTCGATCGTCTTCAACTTCCACCGCGCGCGCCAGCCGGCGCACGAGGCCAATTCGGTGGTCGCGGTCGAAGGTTACATGGATGCCATCGCGGTCTATCAGGCCGGGATCAAGGCCGTGGTCGCCACCATGGGGACCGCGTTTACGGAAGAGCAGATAGCCACGCTATGGCGATTGTCTCCCGAGCCGGTGGTTTGCTTCGATTCGGATCGCGCAGGCATCGCGGCCGCTTATCGATCCATCGACCGCATCCTGCCCTTGCTTCGCGTCGGAAAGACGTTCCGCTTCGTGTTCATGGACGAACAGAAAGACCCCGACGACCTGATTCGGGAAAAAGGCGTCGAGGCATTCAGAAGCGTTTTGTCGGGCTCCTTGCCGTTGTGGGACGTGCTTTGGCAGCGCGAGACGGACGGCCAGGACGTCCGGACTCCCGATAGGCAAGCTGCATTGGAACAGAAGCTCTACGCGCTGGTCCGGACCATTCAGGACCCGGCCGTCAACACGGCTTTCTTTAGAACCTCCCGGATGCAGCTCGCCAACCTATTTTGGCAAGTCAATCGAGGGCCCACCCGCAAGAACAAAGAAGCGGGCTCGAAATTTAATCCGCAACTCAAGCTTGACGGAGAAGGGCAGCGCTCGGGGCTGCAAAAGGTCGTTCTCGGGATGCTCGTCGAATATCCTGAACTGCTCGAAGACAAGCGGGACTCCGTCTTGCGCTTGCAATTCCCCGAGAAACTCGATGTTTTTTTGACAAGTCTCTTTCAGTTGCTGGTTACTGACGCAAAGCTGTCCGTCTCGGATATTTGGACGAAACTTAAACCCGCATTTTATGACACGCTGCAAACCGTTCACGGAGAAGCGGGCGACGGAAAACGGCTCGGGCATCGGCTGTTTGAGCGCTTTCCAATTTTAAGTCGCGATCCGCCGTCCGATTTTGTGTCCGGATGCCTGGATCACTTCATCAAAATCCTCCATCGGCACGAGCTGGACGATGACATCCAGCGGGCCAGGCTCGACGCGGGGCAGGGAGACGAATCGGCCGTCGCGCGACTGTTGAGTCTGGTTCGGGAAGGTCACGCCGAACAGGAAGGCATCAGTGCCGAGGGAGTGGCGTTATCGGAGTGGGCGGAAGACATCATCCGCATATGGGCGCCCCAAAGCGGGACGATGCACCTTGCTGCGTGA
- a CDS encoding N-formylglutamate amidohydrolase, with protein sequence MESEGGHAPYLRVGGNPVSPVLEHNVSGASPFLLTCDHYGRMIPDALDDLGLPESERQRHIAWDIGIAAVAERVSAALDAHLIAQRYSRLVIDCNRPPGVASSIPALSEATVIPGNEGISQAEAAARRRAIFEPYHRRIKEAIDGRLTRRRATVLVSLHSFTPVYAGVARPWHVGTLYHRSTVLPHLLLSLLRAEGDLVVGDNKPYAVSDLTDYTIPVHGEARGLMNTGIEIRQDLIGEKAGQARWAERQTRILREIEATLITQQSSYA encoded by the coding sequence ATGGAATCGGAAGGCGGACACGCCCCCTATCTGCGCGTTGGCGGCAATCCGGTTTCTCCCGTCCTCGAACACAACGTTTCCGGCGCTTCGCCCTTCCTGCTGACCTGCGACCACTATGGCCGCATGATTCCCGACGCGCTTGACGATCTCGGCTTGCCGGAAAGCGAACGGCAACGGCATATCGCATGGGACATCGGGATTGCCGCTGTCGCCGAGCGGGTTTCGGCGGCGCTCGACGCTCATCTGATCGCGCAGCGCTATTCGCGGCTGGTGATCGACTGCAACCGGCCGCCGGGTGTCGCAAGCTCGATTCCGGCACTCAGCGAAGCCACGGTCATTCCGGGCAACGAGGGCATTTCGCAGGCCGAGGCCGCCGCGCGACGACGCGCGATCTTCGAGCCCTACCATCGCCGAATCAAAGAGGCGATCGACGGCCGGCTGACGCGGCGCCGAGCCACCGTACTGGTTTCGTTGCACAGTTTCACACCGGTTTATGCCGGGGTCGCGCGGCCCTGGCATGTCGGCACGCTCTACCACCGCAGCACGGTTCTGCCGCACCTGCTGCTGTCGCTGCTGCGTGCCGAGGGCGATCTCGTGGTCGGCGACAACAAACCCTACGCGGTGAGCGACTTAACCGACTACACCATTCCGGTGCATGGCGAGGCGCGCGGGCTGATGAACACCGGCATCGAGATCAGGCAGGATTTGATCGGAGAAAAAGCCGGGCAAGCCCGGTGGGCGGAGCGGCAGACGCGGATTCTGCGCGAGATCGAGGCGACGCTGATCACGCAGCAATCGTCGTACGCGTAA
- a CDS encoding DUF3309 family protein, with translation MSIGTIILIILIIALLGGFSGVGGGPFYGTGYYGGGGLGLVIVILLILLLMGRI, from the coding sequence ATGAGCATCGGCACAATCATTCTGATTATTCTTATTATTGCGTTGCTGGGCGGCTTCAGCGGCGTCGGCGGCGGTCCGTTCTATGGAACGGGCTACTACGGCGGCGGTGGTCTCGGGCTGGTGATCGTCATCCTGCTCATCCTGCTCCTGATGGGGCGCATCTAG
- a CDS encoding GatB/YqeY domain-containing protein, translating into MLRDDINNAVKEAMKARDERKLSTLRMINSTIKNADIEARGQGKPPLSDGDLLGILQKMIKQRQESVELYEKGGREELAAQERAEILVISAYLPKQMSDNEVKAAVAAIIAETGAAGIKDMGKVIGALKAKYAGQMDFGKASGVVKAALTG; encoded by the coding sequence ATGCTGCGCGACGACATCAACAACGCCGTCAAGGAGGCGATGAAGGCCAGGGACGAGCGCAAGCTCTCCACGCTGCGCATGATCAACTCCACCATCAAGAATGCCGACATCGAGGCGCGCGGGCAGGGCAAGCCGCCACTGTCGGACGGCGATCTGCTTGGCATTCTGCAGAAGATGATCAAGCAGCGCCAAGAGTCGGTCGAACTCTACGAAAAGGGCGGCCGCGAGGAACTGGCCGCGCAGGAGCGTGCGGAAATTCTCGTGATCTCCGCCTATCTGCCGAAGCAGATGTCCGACAATGAGGTCAAGGCCGCCGTCGCTGCCATCATTGCCGAGACCGGAGCGGCCGGCATCAAGGACATGGGCAAGGTGATCGGCGCGCTGAAGGCGAAATACGCCGGGCAGATGGATTTCGGCAAGGCCAGCGGCGTGGTGAAGGCCGCGCTGACGGGATGA